A genomic stretch from Akkermansia massiliensis includes:
- a CDS encoding DUF6941 family protein, whose amino-acid sequence MDILVSTLCDFAADYQGKLCIQGGFDSLVARQFPVVHPVCAVALRICLTPEDEGTHELGLSIVDADGTPLDKERMPIKINFPVPAFPEGVSFFTRNLIMNFQGLRFEKPGNYSIDLTVDGELASRVPFRVVQVQEEAPQA is encoded by the coding sequence ATGGATATTTTAGTTTCTACTCTTTGTGACTTCGCCGCCGACTACCAGGGCAAGCTTTGCATCCAGGGCGGTTTTGACTCCCTGGTCGCCCGTCAGTTCCCCGTCGTGCACCCCGTCTGCGCCGTTGCCCTGCGCATCTGCCTCACTCCTGAAGACGAAGGCACCCACGAACTGGGCCTGAGCATCGTTGACGCCGACGGCACGCCGCTGGACAAGGAACGCATGCCCATCAAGATCAACTTCCCGGTGCCCGCTTTCCCGGAAGGCGTCTCCTTCTTCACCCGCAACCTGATTATGAACTTCCAGGGCCTGCGCTTTGAAAAGCCCGGCAACTACTCCATCGACCTGACGGTTGACGGCGAACTGGCCTCCCGCGTGCCTTTCCGCGTGGTGCAGGTGCAGGAAGAAGCTCCCCAGGCCTAA
- a CDS encoding SDR family NAD(P)-dependent oxidoreductase — MQTPRLQYDRIIITGASSGFGEAFAGTLAPHAAELVLIARNGDVLRQLAAALEKRHPGLRASVFPCDLADEASLDTLVSHLDSLPPGRTLLINNAGAGDYGEFADGRWEKIRALLRLNVESLTRLCHALIPSMKRNGGDIINLSSLGALLPIPDFAVYAATKAYVSSLSEALRLELREHGIRVLAVCPGPVSTGFGKAARRPGFTGNMMPGRNAFDTSVETVVKDSLRALSRGRARVFPGMKIRLAALLLSIAPLGLIRFFMGRRPRKVQPAPNDSPSSAS, encoded by the coding sequence ATGCAAACCCCACGCCTCCAGTACGACAGGATTATCATCACGGGCGCATCGTCCGGATTCGGGGAAGCCTTTGCCGGAACGCTGGCCCCTCATGCGGCGGAACTGGTGCTGATTGCCCGGAACGGGGACGTCCTGCGCCAGCTTGCCGCCGCGCTGGAAAAACGCCACCCCGGCCTGCGCGCCTCCGTCTTTCCCTGCGACCTGGCGGATGAAGCTTCCCTGGACACGCTCGTTTCACATCTGGACAGCCTTCCTCCGGGCAGAACCCTGCTGATCAACAATGCGGGAGCCGGGGATTACGGAGAATTCGCGGACGGCCGCTGGGAAAAAATCCGCGCCCTGCTGCGCCTGAACGTGGAAAGCCTCACCCGCCTGTGCCATGCGCTGATCCCCTCCATGAAACGGAACGGCGGGGACATCATCAACCTCAGCTCCCTGGGAGCCCTCCTGCCCATTCCGGATTTTGCCGTTTATGCGGCCACCAAGGCTTATGTTTCCAGCCTGTCGGAAGCGCTGCGGCTGGAACTGCGCGAACACGGCATCCGCGTGCTGGCCGTCTGCCCCGGCCCGGTTTCCACGGGCTTCGGAAAAGCGGCCCGGCGCCCCGGCTTTACCGGAAACATGATGCCGGGCCGCAACGCCTTTGATACGTCCGTTGAAACCGTCGTGAAAGACAGCCTCCGCGCCCTGTCCCGCGGGCGCGCACGTGTCTTCCCCGGCATGAAGATACGGCTGGCGGCCCTGCTGTTGAGCATTGCCCCGCTGGGGCTGATCCGCTTTTTCATGGGCAGGCGCCCGCGGAAAGTCCAGCCTGCCCCCAACGATTCACCTTCTTCAGCATCATGA